From the genome of Glycine max cultivar Williams 82 chromosome 2, Glycine_max_v4.0, whole genome shotgun sequence, one region includes:
- the LOC113000681 gene encoding uncharacterized protein, producing MVWVSHHLRLYMLSHATWLVSKMDPIKYIFEKPALTGRIAQWQVLLSEFDMFYVTQKVIKGSTLADYLAQRLLNDYQTMHPEFPDEDIMALFKEKLEDKDMDKWVVWFDEVSNALGHGVGAALVSPDKQRIPFMAKLGFDCTNNMAESEACTLGIQAAIDFNVKLLKVYGDSALVIH from the coding sequence ATGGTATGGGTGTCCCATCATCTAAGGCTGTACATGTTGAGCCATGCCACCTGGttggtatccaagatggacccgatcaagtacatctttgagaagcccgCTCTCACAGGGCGGATCGCTCAgtggcaggttttgctatccgagttcgacATGttctatgtcacccaaaaggtgaTAAAGGGAAGTACCTTGGCGGACTATTTGGCTCAACGGCTTCTCAATGATTACCAAACCATGCAtcctgagttcccggatgaggacattatggccttattcaaagagaagttAGAAGATAAGGACATGGACAAATGGGTCGTGTGGTTCGACGAAGTGTCTAACGCCCTAGGCCATGGGGTTGGGGCAGCCTTGGTCTCTCCTGACAAACAACGCATACCCTTCATGGCCAAATTAGGttttgactgcaccaacaacatggccgagaGTGAGGCATGCACCCTCGGGATCCAAgcagcaattgacttcaacGTCAAACTGCTCAAGGTGTACGGAGACTCAGCCTTGGTGATTCACTAG